One Streptomyces sp. L2 genomic window carries:
- a CDS encoding quinone-dependent dihydroorotate dehydrogenase yields the protein MYKFFFRLVFKRMDPEKAHHLAFRWIRLAVRVPVLRTFAAAALAPRYKELRTEAFGLRMHGPFGLAAGFDKNAVAIDGMSMLGFDHVEIGTVTGEPQPGNPRKRLFRLVADRALINRMGFNNDGSLAVAARLASREPVFRTVVGVNIGKTKVVPEAEAVGDYVKSAERLAPYADYLVVNVSSPNTPGLRNLQATEALRPLLSAVREAADRVVPGRRVPLLVKIAPDLADEDVDAVADLAVELGLDGIIATNTTIAREGLGLASPASLVKETGGLSGAPLKERSLEVLRRLYARVGDRITLVGVGGVEGAEDAWQRILAGATLVQGYSAFIYEGPFWSRALHKGLAARLRTSPYATLADAVGADVRKPA from the coding sequence ATGTACAAGTTCTTCTTCCGCCTGGTCTTCAAGCGGATGGATCCCGAGAAGGCCCATCACCTCGCCTTCCGGTGGATCCGGCTCGCCGTCCGCGTCCCCGTGCTGCGGACCTTCGCCGCCGCCGCTCTCGCGCCCCGGTACAAGGAGCTGCGGACGGAGGCGTTCGGGCTGCGGATGCACGGCCCCTTCGGGCTGGCCGCCGGGTTCGACAAGAACGCCGTGGCGATCGACGGGATGTCGATGCTGGGCTTCGACCACGTCGAGATCGGCACGGTCACGGGGGAGCCGCAGCCCGGCAACCCCAGGAAGCGGCTGTTCCGGCTCGTCGCGGACCGCGCGCTGATCAACCGCATGGGCTTCAACAACGACGGCTCCCTGGCCGTGGCCGCCCGCCTGGCGTCCCGCGAGCCGGTCTTCCGGACGGTCGTCGGCGTCAACATCGGCAAGACCAAGGTCGTCCCGGAGGCGGAGGCCGTCGGCGACTACGTGAAGTCCGCCGAGCGTCTCGCGCCGTACGCGGACTACCTGGTCGTGAACGTCTCCTCGCCGAACACGCCCGGCCTGCGCAACCTCCAGGCCACCGAGGCGCTGCGCCCGCTGCTGAGCGCCGTGCGCGAGGCCGCCGACCGGGTCGTGCCGGGCCGGCGCGTCCCGCTGCTGGTGAAGATCGCCCCCGACCTCGCCGACGAGGACGTCGACGCCGTCGCCGACCTGGCCGTGGAGCTGGGCCTGGACGGCATCATCGCCACGAACACCACCATCGCGCGCGAGGGCCTCGGACTGGCCTCCCCGGCCTCCCTGGTCAAGGAGACCGGCGGCCTGTCCGGCGCACCGCTCAAGGAACGCTCCCTGGAGGTCCTGCGCCGCCTGTACGCGCGCGTGGGCGACCGGATCACCCTGGTGGGCGTCGGGGGCGTCGAGGGCGCCGAGGACGCCTGGCAGCGCATCCTGGCGGGCGCCACGCTGGTCCAGGGCTACAGCGCCTTCATCTACGAGGGCCCCTTCTGGTCCCGCGCCCTGCACAAGGGTCTCGCCGCCCGCCTGCGCACCAGCCCGTACGCCACCCTCGCCGACGCGGTCGGCGCCGACGTGAGGAAGCCCGCATGA
- the pyrF gene encoding orotidine-5'-phosphate decarboxylase: MSPMEPFGARLRRAMDARGPLCVGIDPHASLLAEWGLNDDVAGLERFSRTVVEAMADRVAVLKPQSAFFERFGSRGLAVLEASVREAREAGALVVTDAKRGDIGSTMAAYAEAFLHKDAPLFSDALTVSPYLGYGSLSPAVALARESGAGLFVLALTSNPEGHEVQHAVRADGRSVGATMLAHLAAENAGEEPLGSFGAVVGATLGDLSTYDLDINGPLLAPGIGAQGAKAADLPRVFGAAVRNVVPNVSRGVLRQGPDVGALRSAAERFAEEIRAAVAGA; this comes from the coding sequence ATGAGCCCGATGGAGCCCTTCGGCGCCCGCCTGCGCCGTGCCATGGACGCGCGCGGCCCGCTGTGCGTCGGCATCGACCCGCACGCCTCCCTGCTCGCCGAGTGGGGGCTGAACGACGACGTGGCCGGTCTGGAGCGGTTCAGCCGGACGGTCGTCGAGGCGATGGCCGACCGGGTCGCCGTCCTGAAGCCGCAGAGCGCCTTCTTCGAGCGGTTCGGCTCGCGCGGCCTCGCCGTCCTGGAGGCGTCGGTCCGGGAGGCCCGCGAGGCCGGCGCCCTGGTCGTGACGGATGCCAAGCGCGGAGACATCGGCTCGACCATGGCCGCCTACGCCGAGGCGTTCCTGCACAAGGACGCCCCGCTGTTCTCGGACGCCCTGACCGTCTCGCCGTACCTCGGCTACGGCTCGCTCAGCCCGGCCGTCGCACTGGCCCGGGAGAGCGGCGCCGGACTGTTCGTGCTGGCGCTGACCTCCAACCCGGAGGGCCACGAGGTGCAGCACGCGGTGCGCGCCGACGGCCGCAGCGTGGGCGCGACCATGCTGGCCCACCTGGCGGCGGAGAACGCGGGGGAGGAGCCGCTGGGCTCCTTCGGCGCGGTCGTCGGCGCCACGCTCGGCGACCTGTCCACGTACGACCTGGACATCAACGGCCCGCTCCTCGCGCCCGGCATCGGCGCCCAGGGGGCGAAGGCAGCGGATCTGCCGCGGGTCTTCGGCGCGGCGGTGCGCAACGTGGTGCCGAACGTCAGCCGCGGGGTGCTGCGGCAGGGACCCGACGTCGGGGCGCTGCGCTCGGCCGCGGAGCGGTTCGCGGAGGAGATCCGGGCCGCCGTCGCGGGGGCCTGA